One Paramisgurnus dabryanus chromosome 10, PD_genome_1.1, whole genome shotgun sequence genomic region harbors:
- the fhl1b gene encoding four and a half LIM domains protein 1b, with product MAERSNCFYCRDDLSGKKFVRKDEKQVCRRCFDKFCANTCAECRRSIGIDSKELNHKGRYWHSDCFRCAKCYKNLAKESFSTKDDRILCGKCSSREDAPRCHGCYKPILAGNENVEYKGNSWHDECFTCYQCKKPIGSKSFLTKNDNIYCSPCHEKKFAKQCACCKKPITTGGVNYQDQPWHSECFVCFSCRKPLSGTRFTSHEEKVYCVDCYKSTVAKKCNGCQNPITGFGKPASVVNYEGGSWHDYCFNCKKCSLNLAEKRFVVHSGDIYCSDCSKKL from the exons ATGGCAGAACGCTCCAACTGCTTTTACTGCCGCGATGACCTCAGCGGAAAGAAGTTTGTGAGGAAGGACGAGAAGCAAGTGTGCAGGCGTTGCTTTGACAAGTTCTGCGCCAACACCTGCGCAGAATGTCGACGGTCGATCGGCATTGATTCAAAG GAACTTAATCATAAGGGGCGTTACTGGCACTCGGATTGTTTCAGATGTGCAAAATGCTATAAGAACCTGGCCAAGGAGTCTTTTAGCACCAAGGATGACAGGATCCTGTGTGGGAAGTGTAGCTCACGCGAAGATGCACCTCGCTGCCATGGCTGCTACAAGCCCATACTGGCAG GTAATGAGAATGTGGAATACAAAGGCAATTCATGGCACGATGAGTGCTTCACCTGCTATCAGTGTAAGAAGCCAATCGGCTCCAAAAGTTTCCTGACAAAAAACGACAACATCTACTGCAGCCCCTGCCATGAGAAGAAGTTCGCCAAGCAATGTGCTTGCTGCAAGAAG CCCATTACCACAGGAGGTGTGAATTACCAAGACCAACCGTGGCACTCTGAGTGCTTTGTGTGCTTCTCCTGCCGCAAACCCCTGTCTGGCACCCGATTCACCTCCCACGAGGAGAAGGTCTACTGCGTAGACTGTTACAAGAGCACTGTGGCCAAAAAGTGCAATGGTTGCCAGAATCCCATTACAG GATTTGGAAAGCCTGCGAGTGTAGTGAACTATGAGGGTGGCTCTTGGCACGACTACTGTTTTAACTGTAAGAAATGTTCGCTCAACCTGGCGGAAAAGCGATTCGTTGTTCACAGTGGAGACATTTACTGTTCGGACTGTTCCAAGAAGCTGTAG